The Phragmites australis chromosome 15, lpPhrAust1.1, whole genome shotgun sequence genome window below encodes:
- the LOC133892726 gene encoding uncharacterized protein LOC133892726 has product MGAIVTAVIAIAAVVLGWVAIEMACKPCLETGRRAMDRALDPNYDPDESPASATGTEPLLSDLPAAPPAKAI; this is encoded by the coding sequence ATGGGGGCGATAGTGACGGCGGTGATCGCGATCGCGGCGGTGGTGCTGGGCTGGGTTGCCATCGAGATGGCCTGCAAGCCCTGCCTCGAGACCGGCCGCCGGGCCATGGACCGCGCCCTCGACCCCAACTACGACCCCGACGAATCGCCCGCCAGCGCCACCGGCACCGAGCCGCTCCTCTCCGACCTCCCCGCCGCACCACCTGCCAAGGCCATCTGA